From Polaribacter butkevichii, a single genomic window includes:
- a CDS encoding DUF4292 domain-containing protein, giving the protein MKFLKYFVVFAVVFTSCKTKKNLIDANAIATEMSAKKVARKHVAANFDEKTVDAKLKANFNNGKVKQSISVSLKMIKDEVIWLKGTKFITVFKAKITPTSVSYYSPYAKNYFEGDFSMLKKILGTDINFNQLQNLFLGQSLTNVKEEKQTVVIADNSYVLSPEIQASLFDLFFSVNPSHFKLDKQSVVNSIKNQRLDISYPSYNVVDDVVFPSEIKIKAKQPGKFTNIDFIVKSVEFNKDIDASFSIPNGYKQIKL; this is encoded by the coding sequence ATGAAATTTTTAAAATATTTTGTGGTCTTTGCGGTTGTATTTACTTCTTGTAAAACAAAAAAGAATTTAATAGATGCAAATGCTATTGCTACAGAAATGTCTGCTAAAAAAGTGGCTAGAAAACACGTTGCAGCTAATTTTGATGAAAAAACGGTTGATGCTAAGTTAAAAGCAAATTTTAATAACGGAAAAGTAAAACAAAGTATTTCTGTAAGTTTAAAAATGATAAAAGATGAGGTAATTTGGTTAAAAGGAACTAAATTTATTACCGTGTTTAAAGCAAAGATTACACCAACTTCTGTAAGTTATTATTCTCCTTATGCTAAAAATTATTTTGAAGGAGATTTTAGCATGTTAAAAAAAATATTAGGTACAGATATTAATTTTAATCAGCTTCAAAATTTATTTTTGGGACAGTCTTTAACAAATGTAAAAGAAGAAAAGCAAACGGTAGTTATTGCTGATAATTCGTATGTTTTATCACCAGAAATACAAGCAAGTTTGTTTGATCTTTTCTTTTCTGTAAATCCTTCTCATTTTAAATTAGATAAACAATCTGTTGTAAATTCGATAAAAAATCAGCGTTTAGATATTTCTTATCCTTCGTATAATGTGGTTGATGATGTTGTTTTCCCATCAGAAATAAAAATAAAAGCAAAACAACCCGGTAAGTTTACAAATATAGATTTTATTGTAAAATCTGTTGAATTTAATAAAGATATTGATGCTTCATTTTCGATACCTAATGGTTACAAGCAAATAAAATTATAG
- a CDS encoding tetratricopeptide repeat protein, translating into MIIRLENKEQRKKRAIYVKYALFSLFFMLCSFNFYAQDSIPIAKDLTEEKELNFQQFFFKALSEKSIGNYQKAIENLESCNQILIDNEAVYFEFSKNYLLLNKTLLAKEYIKRALEEVPNNSWMLKHLVKIYVKDRNYSDAISVQQKLVVLNLKERSYLLQLYLQQKEYKKAILLMDEMERDNALSSSFKKIKNNLENKESKTVVEKTVKPDASLEDQFKEEKSYAVLKQILITSKENSEVLLKYSNEGVSLFPAQPFVYLMKGKALNYQKKYKKALLSLQNGIDFVIEDAMESNFYKEMAISYKGLGDFNKEKKFIEKSKKIKK; encoded by the coding sequence ATGATTATAAGATTAGAGAATAAAGAACAGAGAAAAAAGAGGGCTATTTATGTAAAGTATGCTCTCTTCTCTCTTTTTTTTATGCTCTGTTCTTTCAATTTTTACGCACAAGATAGCATACCAATTGCTAAAGATTTAACAGAAGAAAAAGAGTTAAATTTTCAGCAATTTTTTTTTAAGGCCTTGTCAGAGAAATCCATTGGTAATTACCAAAAAGCTATTGAAAACTTAGAAAGTTGTAACCAGATTTTAATAGATAATGAGGCTGTTTATTTTGAGTTTTCTAAAAATTACTTGCTATTAAATAAAACATTATTAGCAAAAGAATATATTAAAAGAGCATTAGAAGAAGTACCAAACAATAGTTGGATGCTTAAGCATTTGGTTAAAATTTATGTAAAGGATAGAAATTATTCTGACGCCATATCTGTTCAGCAAAAGTTAGTTGTTCTTAATCTAAAAGAACGATCGTATTTGTTGCAATTGTATTTGCAACAAAAAGAGTATAAAAAAGCTATTTTATTGATGGATGAAATGGAGCGTGATAATGCACTGTCTTCTTCTTTTAAGAAAATTAAAAATAACCTAGAGAATAAAGAGAGTAAAACGGTTGTAGAGAAAACAGTAAAACCAGATGCTTCGTTAGAAGATCAATTTAAAGAAGAGAAGTCGTATGCTGTTTTAAAGCAGATTTTAATAACCTCTAAAGAGAATTCTGAAGTGCTTTTAAAATACTCAAATGAAGGAGTTTCTCTTTTTCCTGCACAACCTTTTGTATATTTAATGAAAGGAAAGGCATTAAATTATCAGAAAAAATATAAAAAAGCGTTATTGAGTTTACAGAATGGTATCGATTTTGTTATAGAAGATGCAATGGAGTCTAATTTTTATAAAGAAATGGCTATTTCTTATAAGGGTTTAGGTGATTTTAATAAGGAAAAGAAGTTTATTGAGAAATCAAAAAAAATAAAAAAGTAA
- a CDS encoding sugar phosphate nucleotidyltransferase, with protein MKIIVPMAGIGSRLRPHTLTVPKPLTVIAGKPIVQRLVEDIASVIDEKIDEIAFVIGTTAKGFPTDTEAQLLKIAAELGAKGSVYVQEEALGTAHAIYMAKESLSGPCVVAYADTLFKADFTLDVNADGAIWVSKVANPSAFGVVKLQDGFITDFIEKPKDFVSDLAIIGIYYFKSGDKLLEEIQYLIDNDLKENNEYQLTNVLESLKQQGAKFIPGTVDAWMDCGKKDPTVDTNKQVLGFEHEAGNNLVAKDVVLENSEIIQPCFIGENVVLKNTKVGPYVSIGANSVVENSTIVNSLIQSNVAISNANLDNAMIGNHAKYNGKYTSVSIGDYTELT; from the coding sequence ATGAAAATAATAGTACCAATGGCCGGAATTGGGTCTCGTTTAAGACCTCATACGTTAACAGTTCCAAAACCTTTAACTGTAATTGCAGGAAAACCAATTGTACAACGTTTGGTAGAAGATATTGCTTCTGTTATAGATGAAAAAATAGATGAAATTGCATTTGTAATAGGTACAACTGCTAAAGGGTTTCCTACAGATACAGAAGCACAATTATTAAAAATTGCTGCAGAGTTAGGGGCAAAAGGATCTGTTTATGTGCAAGAAGAAGCTTTAGGGACAGCACATGCAATTTATATGGCAAAAGAATCTTTAAGCGGGCCTTGTGTTGTGGCGTATGCAGACACTTTGTTTAAAGCAGATTTTACTTTAGATGTAAATGCTGATGGTGCAATTTGGGTAAGTAAAGTAGCAAATCCAAGTGCCTTTGGTGTTGTAAAATTACAAGATGGTTTTATTACCGATTTTATAGAAAAACCAAAAGATTTTGTTTCTGATTTAGCAATTATTGGAATCTATTACTTTAAAAGTGGAGATAAATTATTAGAAGAAATTCAATATTTAATAGACAACGATTTAAAGGAAAATAACGAATATCAATTAACTAATGTTTTAGAGTCTTTAAAACAACAGGGAGCTAAATTTATTCCTGGAACAGTAGATGCTTGGATGGATTGTGGTAAAAAAGATCCAACGGTAGATACCAATAAGCAGGTTTTAGGTTTTGAGCATGAAGCAGGAAATAATTTAGTAGCAAAAGATGTTGTTTTAGAAAATTCAGAAATTATTCAGCCTTGTTTTATTGGTGAAAACGTAGTGCTTAAAAATACAAAAGTAGGGCCTTATGTTTCTATTGGAGCAAATAGTGTAGTAGAAAATTCTACCATTGTAAATTCTCTTATACAATCTAATGTTGCTATTTCTAATGCAAATTTAGACAATGCAATGATTGGTAATCATGCAAAATACAATGGTAAATATACTTCTGTAAGTATTGGAGATTATACAGAATTAACATAA
- a CDS encoding murein hydrolase activator EnvC family protein → MKSRKFYIPVLIFFLSIFSVFGQTRKELEAQRKKLNYEIKQVNSLLFKEKKKVNNALDDLKDLNRKIYVRTQLIATINSEAKILLKDIRKNETELKSLKKKLADLKADYADMIFKSYKSKSQQSRMMFLLSSQSFYQAYKRLEYMKQYTSFRKKQGEEIVVHTNEVQQLNDSLLVQKALKDTLILSQKEQKKEIEIDKKNQEKLIATIKKRESKYKKELQNKVKEEKRVTAQIDKKIREEIERANRIARSKLKDKPKTSVKKNEFILSPEAKALATKFELNKGRLPWPVSEGIVVRKFGKQPHPSFPGITVNGTGLHIVTKQGKDAQAIFNGSVLNVLVSAEGRKNVLIQHGNYISSYNNLEKAYVKKGDRIVTGQKIGQIFTDKVSKKTKLIFVLFKNTTRLNPSSWILKR, encoded by the coding sequence GTGAAAAGTAGAAAGTTTTACATACCCGTTTTAATTTTTTTTCTAAGTATTTTTTCTGTTTTTGGACAAACAAGAAAAGAGTTAGAAGCACAACGTAAAAAACTTAATTATGAAATTAAGCAAGTAAACTCGTTGCTTTTTAAAGAAAAAAAGAAAGTAAACAATGCTTTAGATGACTTAAAAGATTTAAACAGAAAAATATATGTTAGAACACAATTAATTGCTACGATTAACTCTGAAGCAAAAATTTTATTAAAAGACATTCGTAAAAATGAAACGGAGCTTAAAAGTTTAAAAAAGAAGCTAGCGGACTTAAAAGCAGATTATGCTGATATGATTTTTAAATCGTACAAAAGTAAATCTCAGCAAAGTAGAATGATGTTTTTGCTCTCTTCTCAAAGTTTTTATCAGGCTTACAAAAGGTTAGAGTACATGAAACAGTATACTTCTTTTAGAAAAAAACAAGGAGAAGAAATTGTAGTTCATACAAATGAAGTGCAACAGTTAAATGATTCTTTATTGGTTCAAAAGGCTTTAAAAGATACTTTAATTTTGTCTCAAAAAGAGCAAAAAAAAGAAATTGAAATTGATAAAAAAAATCAAGAGAAATTAATTGCTACTATTAAGAAAAGAGAAAGTAAATACAAAAAAGAGCTTCAAAATAAAGTTAAAGAAGAGAAAAGAGTTACTGCTCAAATAGATAAGAAAATTCGTGAAGAAATTGAGCGAGCAAATAGAATTGCACGATCAAAATTAAAGGATAAGCCAAAGACTTCGGTTAAGAAAAATGAATTTATTTTAAGTCCAGAAGCCAAAGCTTTAGCAACAAAGTTCGAGTTAAATAAAGGTAGGTTGCCTTGGCCTGTAAGCGAAGGTATTGTTGTTAGAAAATTTGGAAAACAACCGCATCCATCATTTCCTGGAATTACTGTTAACGGTACTGGTTTACATATTGTAACCAAACAAGGTAAAGATGCGCAAGCTATTTTTAATGGTAGTGTGCTTAATGTTTTGGTAAGTGCAGAGGGTAGAAAAAACGTTTTAATACAACATGGTAATTATATTTCATCTTACAATAACTTAGAAAAAGCGTATGTTAAAAAAGGAGATCGTATTGTAACGGGGCAAAAAATTGGTCAGATTTTTACCGACAAGGTTTCTAAAAAAACAAAGTTAATTTTTGTGTTGTTTAAAAATACAACACGTTTAAATCCTTCTTCTTGGATTTTAAAAAGGTAA